In one window of Arachis ipaensis cultivar K30076 chromosome B06, Araip1.1, whole genome shotgun sequence DNA:
- the LOC107645382 gene encoding histone H2AX isoform X2 → MGSSEAAATTNKGGRGRPKSSKSISRSSKAGLQFPVGRVARYLKVGRYAQRVGSGSPVYLSAVLEYLAAEVLELAGNAARDNKKTRIIPRHIQLAVRNDEELSKLMGSVTIASGGVLPNIHQNLLPKKVAGGKGKAEIGSASQEF, encoded by the exons ATGGGTTCTTCAGAAGCAGCAGCAACAACCAACAAGGGCGGAAGAGGCAGACCCAAATCCTCAAAGTCCATTTCCAGATCTTCCAAGGCCGGCCTCCAATTCCCCGTCGGCCGCGTCGCTCGATACCTCAAGGTTGGCCGTTATGCCCAACGGGTTGGGTCCGGGTCACCCGTTTACCTCTCCGCCGTACTCGAATATCTCGCCGCCGAG GTTCTGGAGCTTGCCGGAAATGCTGCGAGAGACAACAAGAAGACTAGGATTATTCCGAGGCACATTCAGCTTGCGGTGAGGAACGATGAGGAATTGAGCAAGCTCATGGGATCTGTGACCATTGCGAGTGGTGGAGTTCTGCCGAATATTCACCAGAATTTGTTGCCTAAGAAGGTTGCTGGTGGAAAGGGCAAAGCCGAGATTGGATCTGCTAGTCAGGAGTTCTAG
- the LOC107645381 gene encoding serine/threonine-protein phosphatase 6 regulatory ankyrin repeat subunit A isoform X2, protein MLLAGKSHNCDDLRRLFLKPGPHVFNDAVIPVSIVGPHFAEFLISNHIPRSRSLLHKAISRCPPSQLTDLLTYAVECGNAESVAVLIDAGADSNSKDSNGKSLVPLAIRAGNEINVVKVLLASGCVIENKVDLVLHEAAAANRVDLMRLLFEFIGEDDADVDSVNHEGRTPIHVAALHGHVDVIRYCVSMRGNPNVVDRKGWTPLHCAASEGQLGAVESLLAECGCDAKRAVDREGKTAFAIAMENGHVELGDLLHWGDVLFRAARVGDVHGMASCLTVGGADVNGRDQNGWTALHWAALKGKVKSVEVLIDNGAEVDPVDEVGYTPLRCAVESGHLQVALFLVARGSCATLDTIKASKGLFAPPRLLDSFGKLTKHVL, encoded by the exons ATGCTCCTAGCTGGAAAGTCACACAACTGCGATGACCTCCGCCGCCTCTTCTTGAAGCCAGGACCGCACGTGTTCAACGACGCCGTCATCCCCGTTTCAATAGTTGGCCCTCACTTCGCAGAGTTCCTCATCTCAAACCACATCCCCCGAAGCCGTTCCCTTCTCCACAAAGCCATATCAAGATGTCCACCGTCGCAGCTCACGGATCTGTTGACTTACGCCGTCGAATGTGGAAACGCAGAATCCGTTGCCGTTTTGATAGATGCCGGAGCAGACTCGAACTCCAAGGACTCAAACGGAAAATCACTTGTCCCCTTGGCGATTCGAGCAGGGAACGAAATCAATGTGGTAAAGGTCTTACTAGCTTCTGGTTGCGTAATTGAAAACAAGGTGGACTTGGTTTTGCACGAAGCTGCGGCGGCGAATAGGGTAGATCTCATGCGGTTACTGTTTGAATTTATCGGCGAAGATGATGCTGACGTGGATTCGGTGAATCACGAAGGTAGGACTCCAATTCACGTGGCTGCGCTTCACGGACACGTAGATGTCATCAG GTATTGTGTTTCGATGAGAGGGAATCCAAACGTTGTGGACCGGAAGGGGTGGACGCCGTTGCATTGTGCAGCGTCGGAGGGGCAGTTGGGAGCCGTGGAGAGTTTGTTAGCGGAATGTGGGTGCGATGCGAAGCGCGCGGTGGATAGAGAGGGGAAAACAGCATTTGCCATAGCAATGGAGAATGGACACGTGGAATTAGGAGATTTGCTGCATTGGGGGGACGTGCTGTTTCGGGCGGCGAGGGTAGGGGACGTGCACGGGATGGCAAGCTGTTTGACAGTTGGGGGAGCGGACGTGAATGGAAGGGACCAGAACGGGTGGACGGCCCTGCATTGGGCTGCATTGAAAGGAAAGGTGAAGAGCGTTGAGGTCTTGATTGATAACGGTGCTGAGGTTGATCCCGTTGATGAGGTTGGGTACACTCCGTTACGGTGTGCCGTTGAGAGTGGTCACTTGCAGGTTGCCCTTTTTTTGGTTGCTCGTGGCTCGTGTGCAACTCTTGATACTATCAAGGCCTCTAAAGGCCTCTTTGCACCTCCTAGATTATTGGATTCTTTTGGTAAATTAACGAAACATGTGCTGTGA
- the LOC107645381 gene encoding serine/threonine-protein phosphatase 6 regulatory ankyrin repeat subunit A isoform X1: MDRLVKPDVKEVEMIFEKTDEKCSATFRLTNLMHAMAVAVSLTTTNPSSPFSIDIPLSTIPPLSSSTYTISLSHLSDNGRLFSTAPESVAVVTSMLLAGKSHNCDDLRRLFLKPGPHVFNDAVIPVSIVGPHFAEFLISNHIPRSRSLLHKAISRCPPSQLTDLLTYAVECGNAESVAVLIDAGADSNSKDSNGKSLVPLAIRAGNEINVVKVLLASGCVIENKVDLVLHEAAAANRVDLMRLLFEFIGEDDADVDSVNHEGRTPIHVAALHGHVDVIRYCVSMRGNPNVVDRKGWTPLHCAASEGQLGAVESLLAECGCDAKRAVDREGKTAFAIAMENGHVELGDLLHWGDVLFRAARVGDVHGMASCLTVGGADVNGRDQNGWTALHWAALKGKVKSVEVLIDNGAEVDPVDEVGYTPLRCAVESGHLQVALFLVARGSCATLDTIKASKGLFAPPRLLDSFGKLTKHVL, encoded by the exons ATGGACAGGTTGGTGAAACCAGATGTGAAGGAAGTtgagatgatttttgaaaagactGATGAAAAGTGCAGCGCAACGTTCAGACTCACCAATCTCATGCACGCCATGGCCGTCGCAGTGTCACTAACCACCACAAACCCTTCTTCTCCATTCTCCATAGACATTCCACTCTCCACAATCCCACCTCTTTCTTCTTCCACATACACCATCTCGCTCTCTCATCTCTCAGATAATGGAAGACTTTTCTCCACAGCGCCGGAGTCCGTCGCAGTCGTAACCTCCATGCTCCTAGCTGGAAAGTCACACAACTGCGATGACCTCCGCCGCCTCTTCTTGAAGCCAGGACCGCACGTGTTCAACGACGCCGTCATCCCCGTTTCAATAGTTGGCCCTCACTTCGCAGAGTTCCTCATCTCAAACCACATCCCCCGAAGCCGTTCCCTTCTCCACAAAGCCATATCAAGATGTCCACCGTCGCAGCTCACGGATCTGTTGACTTACGCCGTCGAATGTGGAAACGCAGAATCCGTTGCCGTTTTGATAGATGCCGGAGCAGACTCGAACTCCAAGGACTCAAACGGAAAATCACTTGTCCCCTTGGCGATTCGAGCAGGGAACGAAATCAATGTGGTAAAGGTCTTACTAGCTTCTGGTTGCGTAATTGAAAACAAGGTGGACTTGGTTTTGCACGAAGCTGCGGCGGCGAATAGGGTAGATCTCATGCGGTTACTGTTTGAATTTATCGGCGAAGATGATGCTGACGTGGATTCGGTGAATCACGAAGGTAGGACTCCAATTCACGTGGCTGCGCTTCACGGACACGTAGATGTCATCAG GTATTGTGTTTCGATGAGAGGGAATCCAAACGTTGTGGACCGGAAGGGGTGGACGCCGTTGCATTGTGCAGCGTCGGAGGGGCAGTTGGGAGCCGTGGAGAGTTTGTTAGCGGAATGTGGGTGCGATGCGAAGCGCGCGGTGGATAGAGAGGGGAAAACAGCATTTGCCATAGCAATGGAGAATGGACACGTGGAATTAGGAGATTTGCTGCATTGGGGGGACGTGCTGTTTCGGGCGGCGAGGGTAGGGGACGTGCACGGGATGGCAAGCTGTTTGACAGTTGGGGGAGCGGACGTGAATGGAAGGGACCAGAACGGGTGGACGGCCCTGCATTGGGCTGCATTGAAAGGAAAGGTGAAGAGCGTTGAGGTCTTGATTGATAACGGTGCTGAGGTTGATCCCGTTGATGAGGTTGGGTACACTCCGTTACGGTGTGCCGTTGAGAGTGGTCACTTGCAGGTTGCCCTTTTTTTGGTTGCTCGTGGCTCGTGTGCAACTCTTGATACTATCAAGGCCTCTAAAGGCCTCTTTGCACCTCCTAGATTATTGGATTCTTTTGGTAAATTAACGAAACATGTGCTGTGA